One window of the Wolbachia endosymbiont of Encarsia formosa genome contains the following:
- a CDS encoding helix-turn-helix domain-containing protein, which translates to MDKTIQKVWSCRKEHYGISRFTLRKWYKRYEELGEKGLVDLSSKPKTSPLQKINESDEQLILHLRQTRKLGARNRVKTSI; encoded by the coding sequence TTGGATAAAACTATACAAAAAGTTTGGTCATGCAGGAAAGAGCATTATGGTATTTCACGTTTTACCTTACGTAAATGGTACAAACGTTATGAAGAGTTAGGTGAAAAAGGATTAGTAGATCTCAGTAGTAAGCCTAAAACTTCACCTTTGCAAAAGATCAATGAATCAGATGAGCAGCTTATTCTTCATCTAAGACAAACTAGAAAGCTAGGGGCAAGAAACCGAGTTAAGACGTCTATATGA
- a CDS encoding pyruvate dehydrogenase complex dihydrolipoamide acetyltransferase: MPIEILMPALSPTMSKTGGKIVKWCKKEQDKVEIGDVIAEIETDKAIMEFESVDEGVLAKILVSEGTSGVPVNQLIALMLEEGEDKSALDLASAVNTKVEKEVEADFSSNPSISSSSLMSSQCVTLGSKKEDRATENRIKVSPLAKKIAQNEGVDIKRLKGTGPYGRIIKADVLEFLDQTKSYERFEENTTVEVSNMRQVIAQRLVESKQNIPHFYLTVDCHVDKLISLKNEVNSANENNKVTINDLIIKAVAFSMKKFPDINSSWIDTKIVRYSNIDISIAVALEDGLITPIVKNADEKSVLSISKEVKDLVSRARSGKLKPEEFQGGGFTISNLGMFGIKTFSAIINPPQSCIMAVGESKKQPVVIGEKIEIAEIMKVTLSVDHRAVDGALGAKFLNAFKYYIENPTVMLLEHLLL, from the coding sequence ATGCCTATAGAAATATTGATGCCTGCTCTTTCCCCAACAATGAGTAAAACTGGAGGAAAAATTGTAAAGTGGTGTAAAAAAGAACAAGATAAAGTTGAAATAGGTGATGTAATCGCTGAAATTGAGACTGATAAAGCCATAATGGAGTTTGAATCTGTCGATGAAGGAGTTTTAGCAAAAATTTTAGTGTCGGAAGGAACAAGTGGCGTACCTGTAAATCAACTGATAGCTCTAATGTTAGAGGAAGGGGAAGATAAAAGCGCACTTGATTTAGCTTCTGCCGTCAATACCAAGGTTGAGAAGGAGGTTGAAGCCGATTTTTCATCCAACCCTTCGATTTCATCTAGCTCTTTAATGTCATCCCAGTGTGTGACACTGGGATCTAAAAAAGAGGATAGAGCAACAGAAAATAGAATAAAAGTAAGCCCCTTAGCTAAAAAAATAGCTCAAAATGAAGGTGTTGATATAAAGCGATTAAAAGGTACAGGTCCATATGGTCGTATCATCAAAGCTGATGTATTAGAATTTTTAGATCAAACTAAAAGCTATGAGAGATTTGAGGAAAATACAACAGTTGAAGTAAGCAATATGCGCCAAGTGATAGCGCAGCGCCTAGTTGAATCTAAGCAAAATATTCCACACTTTTATTTAACTGTAGACTGCCACGTTGATAAGCTAATATCGCTCAAAAATGAGGTTAATTCAGCAAATGAAAACAATAAAGTAACAATTAATGACTTAATTATAAAAGCTGTGGCTTTCAGCATGAAAAAATTTCCTGATATAAACTCATCGTGGATAGATACTAAAATAGTAAGATACTCAAATATAGATATCTCAATTGCTGTAGCGCTTGAGGATGGACTGATTACTCCTATAGTAAAAAATGCTGATGAAAAAAGTGTTTTATCTATATCAAAAGAAGTGAAAGATTTAGTAAGTAGGGCAAGATCTGGAAAACTAAAGCCTGAAGAATTTCAAGGAGGAGGATTTACTATCTCCAACTTAGGCATGTTTGGTATAAAAACTTTCAGCGCTATAATCAATCCACCTCAATCTTGCATTATGGCTGTTGGTGAATCTAAAAAACAGCCGGTTGTCATAGGTGAAAAAATAGAGATAGCAGAGATAATGAAAGTTACTCTCTCTGTTGACCACAGAGCAGTTGATGGAGCACTCGGAGCAAAATTTTTAAATGCCTTTAAGTACTATATAGAAAACCCTACGGTGATGCTTCTTGAGCATTTATTATTATAA